A DNA window from Sporosarcina sp. ANT_H38 contains the following coding sequences:
- a CDS encoding proline/glycine betaine ABC transporter permease gives MDKLLPRLPFAEWIDNGVDWLVVTFGTLFDGISDFLTTIVEGSVEWLDMVPSILLAVLLALLAWFVSTRRIALFTLFGLLFIDYLGYWYPMLQMLALVLTSVFFALIIGIPIGIWGSQQATARKIINPLLDLMQTMPAFVYLLPAIFFFNIGVVPGVVASVIFSMPPTIRLTMLGIEQVPKDLIEATEAFGSTTWQRLSKVQIPLAKPTIMAGVNQSIMLSLSMVVIASMVGAPGLGEEVYRAVTQLKTGVGFEAGLSIVIVAIILDRVTQHAGKKKQGGIKK, from the coding sequence ATGGATAAGCTATTACCTAGACTTCCCTTTGCAGAGTGGATTGACAATGGTGTTGATTGGCTCGTGGTAACTTTTGGTACATTGTTTGACGGGATTTCAGATTTTCTTACAACAATCGTTGAAGGATCAGTAGAATGGCTCGACATGGTGCCTTCTATTTTACTTGCTGTATTACTTGCCTTGCTTGCGTGGTTCGTATCCACTCGGCGCATTGCATTATTCACATTGTTCGGTTTGCTGTTTATCGATTACTTAGGGTATTGGTATCCAATGCTACAAATGTTGGCGCTCGTACTCACCTCTGTATTCTTCGCGCTTATAATCGGAATTCCGATTGGTATTTGGGGTTCACAACAAGCGACAGCAAGAAAAATTATCAATCCATTATTGGATTTGATGCAAACAATGCCAGCATTCGTTTATTTACTGCCGGCTATATTCTTCTTCAACATCGGGGTCGTCCCGGGTGTTGTGGCATCTGTTATATTCTCAATGCCACCAACAATCCGTTTGACAATGCTTGGAATTGAACAAGTCCCGAAAGATTTAATCGAAGCGACAGAAGCTTTTGGCTCTACAACTTGGCAGAGATTGAGCAAAGTGCAAATTCCACTTGCTAAACCAACAATTATGGCCGGGGTCAATCAAAGCATCATGCTTTCGTTATCTATGGTTGTTATCGCTTCAATGGTTGGTGCACCAGGGCTTGGCGAAGAGGTATACCGGGCTGTAACGCAATTGAAGACGGGTGTTGGTTTTGAAGCAGGTCTATCCATTGTAATTGTGGCGATTATTTTAGACCGGGTTACACAACACGCTGGAAAGAAAAAACAAGGGGGAATTAAAAAATGA
- a CDS encoding glycine betaine ABC transporter substrate-binding protein, with translation MKLTKKVIGIGAVALLAVGLAACGSDKNDAGGDTTKTVGESVDYKITGIDPGAGIMEATEKVLVEYDLKDWDLTTGSSAAMTASLKKAYDKEQPIIVTGWTPHWKFTEYDLKYLEDPKGVYGGEEQIRTIGRIGLADDMPEAHQILSQFNWTEEDMGEIMVAIQDGEKEDAAAQTWVDANEEKVAEWTNGVEKVDGDKIKLAYVAWDSEIASHNVMKIVLEDMGYKVTLTQVEAGPLWTAVADGSADASLAAWMPLTHKTYAEKFEGKYEELGINMEGVKVGLVVPKYMDIDSIEDLKNK, from the coding sequence ATGAAATTAACAAAAAAAGTAATAGGAATTGGTGCGGTTGCACTGCTTGCAGTCGGACTTGCGGCATGTGGCAGCGACAAGAATGACGCAGGCGGAGATACCACTAAAACCGTTGGCGAATCAGTAGACTATAAAATTACGGGTATCGATCCAGGGGCGGGTATCATGGAAGCAACTGAAAAAGTACTTGTAGAATATGACCTTAAAGATTGGGATCTTACAACAGGTTCAAGTGCGGCAATGACAGCTTCATTGAAAAAAGCGTATGACAAAGAGCAGCCAATCATCGTAACGGGTTGGACGCCACATTGGAAGTTTACGGAATACGATTTAAAATATCTTGAAGATCCAAAAGGTGTGTACGGTGGGGAAGAACAGATCCGTACAATCGGTAGAATTGGATTAGCAGATGATATGCCAGAAGCGCACCAAATCTTATCACAGTTCAACTGGACTGAAGAGGATATGGGCGAAATAATGGTAGCTATCCAAGACGGTGAAAAAGAAGATGCAGCAGCACAAACGTGGGTTGATGCAAACGAAGAAAAAGTAGCTGAATGGACAAATGGCGTTGAAAAAGTGGACGGCGACAAGATCAAACTTGCTTATGTTGCATGGGATAGTGAAATCGCTAGTCATAACGTTATGAAAATTGTTTTAGAAGATATGGGTTATAAAGTGACATTAACACAAGTTGAAGCAGGTCCATTATGGACTGCAGTTGCTGACGGCAGTGCAGATGCATCACTTGCAGCTTGGATGCCATTAACGCATAAAACATATGCTGAAAAATTCGAAGGTAAATACGAAGAACTTGGCATCAATATGGAAGGTGTCAAAGTCGGTCTTGTGGTACCGAAGTATATGGACATCGATTCAATTGAAGACTTGAAGAATAAGTAA
- the ribD gene encoding bifunctional diaminohydroxyphosphoribosylaminopyrimidine deaminase/5-amino-6-(5-phosphoribosylamino)uracil reductase RibD, whose protein sequence is MDPQHYMRLAIELARSAQGQTSPNPLVGAVCVKDGQVLGTGAHLKAGTPHAEVHALSMAGTNSIGADLYVTLEPCAHIGKTPPCTDLIISSGIQRVFVASIDPNPSVNGTGIGLLKAAGIEVITGILQEEAEQLNQAFFHFIKYGKPYVTLKAAATLDGRLSTQNGDSKWITSAASRTDVHHLRHTHDAILVGVQTVLHDNPFLTTRLPHGGKNPIRIILDRHLRTPKTSNVVTDGDAETIIFTLDSTESETTFSDYPLVSIERIPDNVAFLSEVLKRLADKEIMTLFVEGGSKVHSSFINEGLADELYLYMAPKLIGNGASLFMDDNRNLMTEGESLRFLDVRQIGDDIRLHARFLKED, encoded by the coding sequence ATGGACCCTCAACATTATATGAGACTTGCTATTGAACTGGCACGTAGTGCACAAGGACAAACCTCGCCGAATCCACTCGTTGGTGCTGTTTGTGTGAAAGACGGCCAGGTTTTAGGGACTGGTGCGCACTTAAAAGCTGGGACACCCCATGCTGAAGTGCATGCACTGTCAATGGCGGGGACGAATTCTATTGGTGCGGATCTATACGTGACACTGGAACCGTGTGCCCATATTGGGAAAACACCTCCGTGTACAGATCTCATTATATCGTCTGGAATTCAACGTGTTTTTGTTGCGTCTATCGATCCGAATCCTTCCGTCAATGGAACAGGAATCGGGCTTCTTAAAGCTGCTGGGATTGAAGTCATTACCGGCATTTTACAGGAAGAGGCAGAGCAGTTAAACCAAGCATTTTTTCATTTCATCAAATACGGGAAACCATACGTTACCTTGAAAGCCGCCGCAACTCTTGACGGTAGACTTTCAACGCAGAACGGGGACAGCAAATGGATTACTTCGGCTGCATCACGAACCGACGTCCATCACCTCCGCCATACCCATGATGCTATTTTGGTCGGCGTACAAACCGTACTTCACGATAACCCTTTCCTCACCACCCGTTTGCCCCATGGTGGAAAGAACCCAATTCGAATTATTTTAGACCGGCATCTTAGGACGCCAAAAACATCGAATGTTGTTACAGACGGCGATGCAGAAACAATTATTTTTACACTCGATTCAACAGAATCGGAAACTACTTTTTCGGATTATCCTCTCGTTTCAATTGAAAGGATTCCAGACAACGTAGCTTTTTTGAGTGAAGTCTTAAAACGTCTTGCTGATAAAGAAATCATGACGTTGTTCGTAGAAGGCGGTAGCAAAGTGCATTCCAGTTTCATCAATGAAGGTCTCGCAGATGAACTGTATTTGTATATGGCTCCGAAATTAATCGGCAACGGTGCCTCTTTGTTCATGGATGATAATCGAAACCTGATGACAGAAGGCGAATCCCTTCGTTTTTTAGATGTGCGACAAATCGGGGACGAT